In Hymenobacter sp. DG01, one genomic interval encodes:
- a CDS encoding DUF6660 family protein, with protein MRLLALFFAFYFACLSTLTCADGEVVCKDAKQTTVAAASHTDCDAGALGDWCSPLCQCHCCGGAVVPLAPLPTLTATPAVTWASALRHARLRVGAPTRAAAAVWQPPQA; from the coding sequence ATGCGCCTGCTTGCCCTCTTTTTTGCGTTCTACTTCGCCTGCCTCTCGACGCTGACCTGCGCCGACGGCGAAGTCGTGTGCAAAGACGCCAAGCAGACCACCGTGGCCGCCGCCTCGCACACCGACTGCGACGCCGGTGCCCTGGGCGACTGGTGCTCCCCGCTGTGCCAATGCCACTGCTGTGGCGGGGCCGTGGTGCCGCTAGCGCCCCTGCCGACCCTAACAGCAACTCCAGCCGTGACGTGGGCCTCTGCCCTGCGCCACGCCCGTTTGCGGGTGGGTGCCCCCACCCGGGCCGCCGCGGCCGTGTGGCAGCCGCCCCAGGCCTAA
- a CDS encoding replication initiation protein: MPTKSPLVPIVDKTVAQHNALINARFSFVPLEMRLFISLLTRIEPGDEQFREHFVPMAEIIHERTGGSAYDEVKQMCNNITSRRLYIEKLIDTQQGTRKRSKKPDFEFIPLMAKAAYESDRGGVVASFNPLIMPYLLQLRESGNFTLAQLEQLNKLKSFYSYRIYWLLKEYATFKERTITIAQLRFLLDLQEGEYPRFNNLRTRILDKAQTEMQSTDMPFTYELQKQGKVVSEVKFLLAAPAEGKVMPTKSPSAEVPAWAQTLAEIGVGEKSLAVVRQQLESGEYEVDYIAYVVRIVASQFRKGKIKKPAGAIYKALIEKYLLADYQQAKTAVNTKRKVETPAPSIASEVSFRLSEVREMFENPGPYAQRQKQADTFEQHLQQVYFRDGFRIEDREGEQWLVKHNEKL, translated from the coding sequence ATGCCTACAAAATCGCCCTTGGTTCCGATTGTTGACAAAACGGTTGCCCAGCACAATGCGCTCATTAACGCAAGGTTCAGTTTTGTACCTCTGGAGATGCGATTGTTTATTTCTTTACTCACGCGTATTGAACCGGGAGACGAGCAATTTCGGGAACACTTTGTACCGATGGCTGAGATAATTCATGAACGCACGGGAGGCTCAGCGTATGATGAGGTAAAGCAAATGTGCAATAACATTACCTCCCGGCGGCTGTATATTGAAAAGCTGATTGACACGCAACAGGGTACTCGGAAGCGGAGCAAAAAGCCTGACTTCGAGTTTATCCCCTTGATGGCGAAGGCCGCTTACGAAAGCGATAGGGGAGGGGTGGTAGCCTCGTTTAACCCCCTGATTATGCCTTATCTACTACAGTTGCGGGAGAGTGGTAACTTCACTCTTGCGCAACTTGAGCAGCTCAATAAGCTGAAGAGCTTTTACTCCTACCGCATCTATTGGCTGCTGAAAGAGTATGCCACCTTCAAAGAGCGGACAATTACAATTGCTCAACTCCGTTTCTTACTAGATCTGCAGGAGGGAGAGTATCCGCGCTTTAATAACCTGCGCACCCGCATTTTGGACAAAGCCCAGACTGAGATGCAATCGACGGATATGCCGTTCACTTACGAGCTGCAGAAGCAAGGCAAAGTCGTCTCGGAGGTAAAATTTCTACTGGCTGCTCCAGCTGAGGGAAAGGTTATGCCTACAAAATCGCCCTCAGCCGAAGTGCCCGCTTGGGCTCAAACTTTGGCAGAAATAGGGGTCGGCGAAAAAAGCTTGGCCGTGGTCCGCCAGCAACTGGAATCTGGTGAATACGAGGTGGACTATATTGCCTATGTAGTACGCATTGTAGCGAGTCAGTTCCGCAAGGGCAAAATCAAGAAGCCCGCAGGTGCTATCTACAAGGCTTTAATTGAAAAATATCTGTTGGCGGATTACCAGCAGGCAAAGACAGCCGTTAACACAAAAAGGAAGGTAGAAACTCCAGCGCCCTCTATTGCCTCGGAAGTATCCTTTCGTCTAAGCGAGGTACGAGAAATGTTCGAAAATCCCGGGCCTTATGCCCAGCGACAGAAGCAGGCAGACACGTTCGAACAACATTTACAGCAAGTATATTTTCGCGATGGCTTCAGAATAGAAGATCGAGAAGGGGAGCAATGGCTTGTCAAGCACAACGAAAAGCTGTAA
- a CDS encoding heavy metal translocating P-type ATPase — MPDRTPEKLNEELNTAKQVQLENVGALTRDQLTPTAAAEPQGHDVAGHDHAPAAEPSESWWRNPYAPAIASLILLLAGLALDYYDVAFFTKYVRLLWYGVAFLLVGWKVIRSAVQSIPSGNIFNEFLLMSLATLGAFAIGEYPEGVAVMLFYTVGELFQDAAVNRAKRSIRALLEIQATEVTVVRGGRSMVLDPKQVQLGDTIEVRPGEKVALDGTLTQGPASFNTAALTGESAPQTKQTGEVVLAGMINQESLVQVLVTATYQDTKLAKILAMVQDAVSRKAKTQLFITKFAKTYTPIVVLLATLLIVVPYFVVDDYVFRTWLYRALVFLVISCPCALVVSIPLGYFGGIGAASKAGILFKGSNFLDVLREIDTVVMDKTGTLTQGVFAVQQVVAVPGTEPAALLRLVGALETKSTHPIAKAVVQHVGAAAAGVVVDNVEEIAGHGLRGRVDGREVLAGNTKLLAKYGVSYPAEVDQVVDSIVVAAVDGRYAGYLTVADAPKADAQQTVRELRADGITKIVMLSGDKDSITQRVAKELGIDEAHGGLLPEDKARYVQQYLNDGHKLAFVGDGVNDAPVVALADVGIAMGGLGSDATIETADVVIQTDHPSKIATARRIARATHTVVWQNIWLAFGVKAVVLALGAGGLATMWEAVFADVGVALLAILNAVRIQRMDFTSKGESPRSES; from the coding sequence ATGCCTGATAGAACCCCTGAAAAACTGAACGAAGAGCTGAACACGGCCAAGCAGGTGCAGCTGGAGAACGTGGGCGCGTTGACCCGCGACCAACTAACCCCAACCGCCGCGGCCGAACCCCAGGGCCACGACGTAGCCGGCCACGACCACGCACCGGCCGCCGAACCCAGCGAGTCGTGGTGGCGCAACCCCTACGCGCCGGCCATAGCGAGCCTAATCCTGCTATTGGCGGGGCTTGCCCTGGACTATTACGACGTGGCCTTTTTCACCAAGTACGTCCGCCTGCTCTGGTACGGGGTGGCCTTTCTGCTAGTGGGCTGGAAAGTTATCCGCTCGGCCGTACAGAGCATTCCTTCGGGTAACATCTTCAACGAGTTCCTGCTCATGAGCTTGGCCACGCTGGGCGCCTTTGCCATCGGTGAGTACCCGGAAGGGGTGGCCGTGATGCTGTTCTACACCGTGGGCGAACTGTTTCAGGACGCAGCCGTGAACCGGGCCAAGCGCAGCATCCGCGCCCTGCTGGAGATTCAAGCCACCGAAGTGACTGTAGTTCGCGGTGGGCGAAGCATGGTACTGGACCCCAAGCAGGTACAGTTGGGCGACACCATCGAAGTACGACCGGGCGAGAAAGTGGCCCTCGACGGCACCCTGACCCAGGGGCCGGCCAGCTTTAACACGGCCGCGCTGACCGGCGAGTCGGCCCCGCAGACCAAGCAAACGGGGGAAGTCGTGCTGGCCGGCATGATAAACCAGGAGTCACTGGTGCAGGTGCTGGTGACGGCCACCTACCAGGACACCAAGCTGGCCAAAATCCTGGCCATGGTGCAGGACGCGGTGAGCCGCAAGGCCAAAACCCAGCTGTTCATCACCAAGTTTGCTAAAACTTACACGCCCATCGTCGTGCTACTGGCCACGCTGCTCATCGTGGTGCCCTACTTCGTGGTCGACGATTACGTGTTTCGCACCTGGCTGTACCGGGCGCTGGTGTTTCTGGTGATTTCCTGCCCCTGCGCCCTGGTGGTGAGCATTCCGCTGGGCTACTTCGGTGGCATCGGGGCCGCTTCCAAAGCCGGCATTCTGTTCAAGGGCTCGAACTTCCTGGACGTGCTGCGCGAAATTGACACCGTGGTCATGGACAAGACCGGCACGCTCACCCAGGGCGTGTTTGCCGTGCAGCAGGTGGTTGCGGTGCCCGGCACCGAGCCGGCTGCCCTGCTGCGCTTGGTTGGGGCGCTGGAAACCAAGTCCACCCACCCCATCGCCAAGGCCGTGGTGCAGCACGTGGGCGCGGCTGCGGCTGGCGTCGTGGTGGACAACGTGGAGGAAATTGCCGGCCACGGGTTACGGGGCCGGGTCGATGGCCGCGAGGTGCTCGCCGGCAATACCAAGCTGCTCGCCAAATACGGGGTGAGTTATCCGGCCGAAGTCGACCAAGTGGTCGACAGCATCGTGGTGGCGGCCGTGGACGGCCGGTACGCCGGCTACCTGACCGTGGCCGACGCCCCCAAGGCCGACGCTCAGCAGACCGTGCGCGAGCTGCGGGCCGACGGCATCACCAAAATCGTGATGCTCTCCGGCGACAAAGACAGCATCACCCAGCGGGTGGCCAAGGAGTTAGGCATTGATGAGGCGCACGGCGGGCTGCTGCCGGAGGACAAAGCCCGCTACGTGCAGCAGTACCTCAACGACGGGCACAAGCTGGCCTTCGTGGGCGATGGGGTAAACGATGCGCCCGTGGTGGCCCTGGCCGACGTGGGCATTGCCATGGGTGGGCTGGGCTCGGACGCCACCATCGAAACGGCCGACGTGGTGATTCAAACCGACCACCCCAGCAAGATTGCCACCGCCCGGCGCATTGCCCGTGCCACGCACACGGTGGTGTGGCAGAACATCTGGCTGGCCTTTGGCGTGAAAGCCGTGGTGCTGGCCCTGGGCGCCGGCGGCCTGGCCACCATGTGGGAAGCGGTGTTTGCCGACGTGGGGGTAGCGTTGCTGGCGATTCTGAACGCCGTGCGGATTCAGCGCATGGACTTCACCAGCAAAGGGGAATCACCTCGCTCTGAATCCTAA
- a CDS encoding CusA/CzcA family heavy metal efflux RND transporter has translation MLTLALVAWGGYSLSRLPVDAVPDITTNQVVVYTVAPSLAAGDIERLVSFPVEQSLATIPGREEVRSFSRFGLSVVTIVFEDKIDIYWARQQVAERLREAESQIPQGIGRPEMAPVSTGLGEVYQYLVRAKPGYEKKYDARELRTIQDWIVRRQLLGTPGVADVASFGGLLKQYEIRLDPARLRSLSVTVEQVYQAVSRNNQNAGGAYLDQKPTAYFIRTEGLAENAADLGNIVVRNTQGGLPVLVRDVADVRLGSAVRYGAMTRNAEGEVTGGIVLMLKGANANEVIKAVKARMVTVEKSLPEGVTIDVYLDRSDLVGRAIHTVSKNLLEGALIVIFVLVLFLGNWRAGLVVASVIPLAMLFAISMMRLFGVSGNLLSLGAIDFGLVVDGAVIIVEAIVHRLHGGQLRVPGNRLSADQMNEETYHAASKIRSSAAFGEIIILIVYLPLLALAGIEGKMFRPMAETVAFAILGAFILSLTYVPMMSALALSRSTEVKRNFSDRMMNWLEARYRPVLEWALRRKAVVLSAAVMMFAGALLLFRTLGGEFIPQLAEGDFAVEMRTLTGSSLSYTVEKSQQAAAILKKQFPEVLEVVTKIGAAEIPTDPMPVEGGDLMVILEKDKSKWTSASTQEELAEKMAKALSVIPGMTFGFQQPIQMRFNELISGAKQDVVLKIYGEDLQQLASYAQQAARLVRQVEGAEDVYVEQVTGLPQIVVKLDRNRLARFGLNAEDVNRTVQTAFAGQTAGQLYEQERRFDVVLRLAPELRRNIGNVRQLLVATPSGEQIPLEQVATVELQEGPNQIQRDDAKRRITVAFNVRGRDVESVVTELQGKVDRELKFAPGYYTTYGGQFENLRQASERLSIAVPVALLLIFVLLFFTFKSLKQSVLIFTAIPLSAIGGVLALWLRGMPFSISAGVGFIALFGVAVLNGIVLIGYFNQLKDEGRTDLYQRILEGTQVRLRPVLMTATVASLGFLPMALSQSAGAEVQRPLATVVIGGLVTATLLTLLVLPVLYALSERRSKQQGEEKPQSATAVPVSAVLLVLGGLLAATPARAQGPITATQAVGQALQANGTVQAAQRSLEAQQALRRTAFDVGRTTISGTYGQVNSPLSDNLLSIGQTLALPGYYRAQAGLSQAQIGGREQQLQQVQAELRRQVRLSYERAVHARHRLRTLRGQDSIYTEFLRSAQLRFKTGEVARLEPANALIQQGETQNLLAQARADYAIARRQLQALLQTTQPVAIADSTLRLLPAPTAPADTAALAATPQARVLQQQIAERRAETRVEQAQALPHVTVGYTNQSLRGTYEIEGQTSTYGAGDRFQSVQAGVAIPLLRGPQKARVQAAKLQEQVASTAYQRYQAEAAAQLDELRLRLQEQRQRVEFYQQTGLPQAAVIVRLSQRAYKAGETTYSELLLNLERALSVRTAYLDAVLEHNQTAIDLEYLLGAAAQ, from the coding sequence CTGCTGACCCTGGCCCTGGTCGCCTGGGGCGGCTACTCGCTGAGTCGGCTGCCGGTTGACGCGGTGCCCGACATCACCACCAACCAGGTCGTCGTCTACACGGTGGCCCCCTCGCTGGCCGCCGGCGACATCGAGCGGCTCGTCTCCTTTCCCGTCGAGCAAAGCCTGGCCACCATTCCCGGCCGCGAAGAAGTACGCTCCTTCTCGCGCTTTGGCCTCTCGGTCGTGACCATCGTCTTCGAGGACAAGATTGACATTTACTGGGCCCGCCAGCAGGTAGCCGAGCGCCTGCGCGAGGCCGAAAGCCAGATTCCCCAGGGCATCGGCCGGCCGGAAATGGCGCCGGTCAGCACCGGCCTGGGCGAGGTGTACCAGTACCTGGTGCGCGCCAAGCCCGGCTACGAGAAGAAGTACGACGCCCGCGAGCTGCGCACCATTCAGGACTGGATTGTGCGCCGCCAGCTGCTGGGCACGCCCGGCGTGGCCGACGTGGCCAGCTTTGGCGGGCTGCTCAAGCAGTACGAAATCCGGCTGGACCCGGCCCGGCTCCGCTCGTTGAGCGTGACCGTGGAGCAGGTGTACCAAGCCGTTTCGCGCAACAACCAGAACGCCGGCGGCGCCTACCTCGACCAGAAGCCCACCGCCTACTTCATCCGCACCGAAGGCCTGGCCGAGAATGCCGCCGACCTGGGCAACATTGTCGTGCGCAACACCCAGGGCGGGCTGCCCGTGCTGGTGCGCGACGTGGCCGACGTGCGCCTAGGCTCCGCGGTGCGCTACGGGGCCATGACCCGCAACGCGGAGGGCGAAGTCACCGGCGGCATCGTGCTCATGCTCAAGGGCGCCAACGCCAACGAGGTCATCAAAGCCGTCAAGGCGCGCATGGTAACGGTGGAAAAGTCCTTGCCCGAGGGCGTGACCATCGACGTGTACCTGGACCGCTCCGACCTGGTGGGCCGCGCCATCCACACGGTGAGCAAAAACCTGCTGGAAGGGGCGCTCATCGTCATTTTTGTGCTGGTGCTGTTTCTGGGCAACTGGCGGGCGGGGCTGGTGGTGGCCTCGGTCATCCCGCTGGCCATGCTTTTTGCCATCAGCATGATGCGCCTGTTCGGCGTATCGGGCAACCTGCTCTCGCTTGGGGCCATCGACTTTGGCCTCGTCGTGGACGGGGCCGTCATCATCGTCGAAGCCATCGTGCACCGCCTGCACGGCGGGCAGCTGCGAGTGCCGGGCAACCGACTAAGTGCCGACCAGATGAATGAGGAAACCTACCACGCGGCTTCTAAAATCCGCTCCTCGGCCGCCTTCGGGGAAATCATCATCCTGATTGTGTACCTGCCCCTGCTGGCCCTGGCCGGCATCGAAGGCAAGATGTTCCGGCCCATGGCCGAAACCGTAGCCTTTGCCATCCTGGGCGCCTTCATCCTTTCGCTGACCTACGTGCCCATGATGTCGGCCCTGGCGCTAAGCCGCTCCACGGAAGTGAAGCGCAACTTCTCGGACCGGATGATGAACTGGCTCGAAGCCCGCTACCGCCCAGTGCTGGAATGGGCCCTGCGCCGCAAAGCAGTGGTGCTGTCCGCGGCAGTAATGATGTTTGCGGGCGCCCTGCTGCTGTTTCGCACCCTGGGCGGCGAATTCATCCCACAGCTCGCCGAAGGCGACTTTGCAGTGGAGATGCGCACGCTCACCGGCTCCTCTCTGAGCTACACGGTGGAGAAAAGTCAGCAGGCGGCGGCTATTCTTAAAAAGCAGTTTCCCGAAGTGCTGGAGGTGGTGACTAAAATCGGCGCGGCCGAGATTCCCACCGACCCCATGCCAGTCGAAGGCGGTGATTTAATGGTCATTCTGGAGAAGGATAAAAGCAAATGGACCTCCGCGAGCACGCAGGAGGAGCTGGCGGAGAAGATGGCCAAGGCACTGAGCGTGATTCCCGGCATGACCTTCGGCTTCCAGCAGCCCATCCAGATGCGCTTCAACGAGCTCATCAGCGGCGCCAAACAGGACGTGGTGCTCAAGATTTACGGGGAGGACCTGCAGCAGCTCGCTTCCTATGCCCAGCAGGCCGCCCGCCTGGTGCGCCAGGTCGAAGGAGCTGAGGACGTGTACGTGGAGCAGGTCACCGGCCTGCCCCAAATTGTGGTCAAGCTGGACCGCAACCGGCTGGCCCGGTTCGGCCTCAACGCCGAGGACGTGAACCGTACCGTTCAAACGGCCTTCGCTGGCCAGACCGCTGGCCAGCTCTACGAGCAGGAGCGCCGCTTCGACGTGGTGCTGCGCCTGGCCCCCGAACTGCGCCGGAACATCGGCAACGTGCGCCAGCTATTGGTGGCGACCCCCAGCGGGGAGCAAATCCCGCTGGAGCAGGTGGCCACGGTGGAGCTGCAGGAAGGCCCCAACCAGATTCAGCGCGACGACGCCAAGCGCCGCATCACCGTGGCTTTCAACGTGCGGGGCCGGGACGTGGAAAGCGTCGTGACCGAGTTGCAGGGCAAAGTAGACCGCGAGCTGAAGTTTGCCCCCGGCTATTATACCACCTATGGCGGCCAGTTCGAGAACCTGCGCCAGGCCTCGGAGCGGCTGAGCATTGCCGTGCCAGTGGCCTTGCTGCTGATTTTCGTGCTCTTGTTCTTCACGTTCAAGTCACTCAAACAGTCGGTGCTGATTTTCACGGCCATTCCGCTCTCGGCCATTGGTGGGGTGCTGGCCTTGTGGCTGCGGGGCATGCCCTTCAGCATCTCGGCCGGGGTGGGCTTCATTGCCCTCTTCGGCGTGGCCGTGCTCAACGGCATCGTGCTCATCGGCTACTTCAACCAGCTCAAGGACGAAGGCCGCACCGACCTTTACCAGCGCATACTGGAGGGCACGCAGGTGCGCCTACGACCGGTGCTGATGACGGCTACGGTGGCCTCATTGGGCTTTCTGCCCATGGCCCTGTCGCAGTCGGCCGGTGCCGAGGTGCAGCGCCCCCTGGCCACGGTGGTCATCGGCGGGCTGGTCACGGCCACGCTGCTAACCCTGCTCGTGTTGCCGGTGCTTTACGCCTTGTCTGAACGCAGGTCGAAACAACAGGGAGAAGAAAAGCCGCAATCCGCCACGGCCGTGCCGGTTTCGGCGGTGCTGCTCGTGCTGGGTGGTTTGCTCGCTGCTACGCCCGCCCGGGCTCAGGGCCCGATTACCGCCACCCAGGCCGTGGGGCAAGCGTTGCAGGCCAATGGCACCGTGCAGGCCGCCCAACGCTCCCTGGAAGCCCAGCAGGCCCTGCGCCGCACCGCCTTCGACGTGGGCCGTACCACCATCTCAGGTACCTACGGGCAGGTGAACTCCCCGCTTTCCGACAACCTGCTCAGTATCGGCCAGACCCTGGCCCTGCCCGGCTACTACCGGGCTCAGGCCGGCCTGAGCCAGGCCCAGATTGGGGGCCGGGAACAGCAGCTCCAGCAGGTGCAGGCCGAATTGCGCCGCCAGGTGCGTCTGAGCTACGAGCGGGCCGTGCACGCCCGGCACCGCCTGCGCACCCTGCGCGGGCAGGACAGCATCTACACCGAATTTCTGCGCTCGGCTCAACTGCGCTTCAAGACCGGCGAAGTAGCCCGCCTGGAACCGGCCAATGCCCTTATTCAACAGGGCGAAACGCAGAACCTGCTGGCTCAGGCCCGGGCCGACTACGCCATTGCCCGCCGCCAGCTGCAGGCCCTGCTGCAAACCACGCAGCCGGTAGCTATTGCCGACAGCACCTTGCGCCTATTGCCTGCCCCGACGGCCCCCGCAGATACGGCCGCCCTGGCCGCCACCCCACAGGCGCGGGTTCTGCAGCAGCAGATTGCGGAGCGCCGCGCCGAAACCCGGGTGGAGCAGGCTCAAGCCCTGCCTCACGTAACCGTGGGCTACACCAACCAGTCCTTGCGCGGCACCTACGAGATAGAGGGGCAAACCTCGACCTACGGGGCCGGCGACCGATTCCAGAGCGTGCAGGCCGGCGTAGCCATTCCGCTGCTGCGCGGGCCCCAAAAGGCCCGGGTGCAGGCGGCCAAGCTGCAAGAGCAGGTGGCATCGACGGCCTACCAGCGCTACCAGGCCGAAGCTGCCGCCCAGCTGGATGAGCTGCGCCTGCGCCTGCAGGAACAACGGCAGCGGGTGGAGTTTTACCAGCAGACCGGCCTGCCGCAAGCCGCCGTCATCGTGCGCCTCAGCCAGCGGGCCTACAAGGCCGGCGAAACCACTTACTCGGAGCTATTGCTCAACCTGGAGCGCGCCCTGAGCGTGCGCACGGCCTACCTCGACGCCGTGCTTGAACACAACCAAACCGCCATCGACCTGGAGTACCTGTTGGGCGCTGCCGCTCAATAA
- a CDS encoding efflux RND transporter periplasmic adaptor subunit has translation MNKIASLVLLLGLTLAGCTTDKKETEPADTEAAETKEAAEGGESGEAAEASDMVRLSPAEQQAAGLKTGRLADRPMGSGLAVTGTLDVPPESAVSITAPLGGFVENTELLQGTRVRKGEVLATIRNPEFVTLQQDYLETRARLEYARTELARQKELYEQEVAPQKNYQRAQADYHTLQVQTSAQATRLRLAGLPVGGRMVTTASVRAPRAGFVRAVNVTVGQAVTATDALFEIVDPEHLHVELTVFERDVARVQKGQLIRFTLASDSTGSRRERTAHVYLVGKAIGEDRTVRVHGHLDQENDPALLPGLYVRATIETGRTQAPTLPDAALVRFESKNYAYAVEAPGRYRMVPVTLGRSEDGFTEVTLPESVPATTPFVTDGAYSLLAKMKNAEEEE, from the coding sequence ATGAATAAGATTGCATCCCTGGTGCTGCTCCTCGGCCTAACCCTGGCAGGCTGCACCACCGACAAGAAAGAAACCGAGCCTGCGGATACCGAAGCGGCCGAAACGAAGGAGGCCGCCGAAGGTGGGGAAAGCGGCGAGGCCGCAGAAGCTTCCGACATGGTCCGCCTCTCGCCCGCCGAGCAGCAGGCCGCCGGTCTGAAAACCGGGCGCCTCGCCGACCGGCCCATGGGCTCCGGTCTGGCCGTAACGGGTACGCTGGACGTGCCGCCGGAAAGTGCCGTCTCCATCACCGCCCCGCTGGGCGGCTTCGTGGAAAACACGGAATTGCTGCAGGGCACCCGGGTGCGCAAAGGCGAAGTGCTGGCCACCATCCGCAATCCTGAGTTCGTGACCCTGCAGCAGGACTACCTCGAAACCCGGGCCCGCCTCGAATACGCCCGCACCGAGCTGGCCCGCCAGAAAGAGCTCTACGAGCAGGAGGTGGCCCCGCAGAAAAACTACCAGCGCGCCCAGGCCGACTATCATACCCTGCAGGTGCAAACTTCTGCCCAGGCCACCCGGCTGCGGCTGGCCGGCCTGCCCGTGGGCGGCCGGATGGTCACCACGGCCAGCGTCCGCGCCCCGCGGGCCGGCTTCGTGCGGGCCGTGAACGTGACGGTGGGCCAAGCAGTGACAGCCACCGATGCCCTGTTTGAAATCGTGGACCCGGAGCACCTGCACGTGGAGCTCACCGTGTTCGAGCGCGACGTGGCCCGGGTGCAGAAAGGGCAGCTGATTCGCTTCACCCTGGCCAGCGACTCCACCGGCTCCCGGCGCGAGCGCACGGCCCACGTGTACCTGGTGGGCAAAGCCATTGGCGAGGACCGCACCGTCCGCGTGCACGGCCACCTCGACCAGGAAAACGACCCCGCCCTGTTGCCCGGCCTCTACGTGCGGGCCACCATCGAAACGGGCCGCACCCAGGCGCCTACGCTGCCCGATGCGGCGCTGGTGCGCTTCGAGAGCAAGAACTACGCCTATGCGGTGGAGGCCCCCGGCCGCTACCGCATGGTGCCCGTCACGCTGGGCCGCAGCGAGGACGGCTTCACCGAAGTCACCCTGCCCGAGTCGGTACCGGCCACTACGCCCTTCGTTACCGACGGAGCTTATTCGCTGCTAGCTAAAATGAAAAACGCCGAAGAGGAAGAATAG